The Gavia stellata isolate bGavSte3 chromosome 26, bGavSte3.hap2, whole genome shotgun sequence genome has a window encoding:
- the GRAMD1B gene encoding protein Aster-B isoform X6 has product MVEKGSDHSSDKSPSTPEQGVQRSCSSQSGRSGAKNSKKSQSWYNVLSPTYKQRNEDFRKLFKQLPDTERLIVDYSCALQRDILLQGRLYLSENWICFYSNIFRWETLLTVRLKDICSMTKEKTARLIPNAIQVCTDTEKHFFTSFGARDRTYMMMFRLWQNALLDKPLCPKELWHFVHQCYGNELGLTSDDEDYVPPDDDFNTMGYCEEIPVEENEVNDSSSKSSMEAKPEASPQLPKKSVTASTLTSTGSSEAPASFDGVLPEEEEAAVAESPVEKDLGIANIMGEKIEIIGPVNSPSLDFNDNEDIPTELSDSSETHDEGEVQAFYEDLNGRQYVNEVFNFSVDKLYDLLFTDSQFQRDFMEQRRFSDIIFHPWKKEENGNQTRVILYTITLTNPLAPKTATVTETQTMYKASQESECYVIDAEVLTHDVPYHDYFYTINRYTLTRVARNKSRLRVSTELRYRKQPWGLVKSFIEKNFWSGLEDYFRHLESELTKTESTYLAEVHRQSPKEKVSKQSTVRRRKRAHAHLRVPHLEEVLSPVTTPTDEEVAHRIKHVAGSTQTRHIPEESPSGFHLQSVSKLLLVISFVICFSLVLLVILNMMLFYKLWMLEYTTQTLTAWQGLRLQERLPQSQTEWAQLLESQQKYHDSELQKWREIIKSSVMLLDQMKDSLINLQNGIGSRDFGSDPEEKRKRFH; this is encoded by the exons GTGTTGAGTCCAACGTACAAACAACGGAACGAAGATTTCAGGAAACTCTTCAAACAGCTTCCTGACACAGAGCGCCTCATCGTAG ATTACTCATGTGCGCTACAAAGAGACATTCTCCTGCAGGGCCGCCTCTACCTCTCTGAAAACTGGATCTGCTTTTACAGCAACATTTTCCGCTGGGAGACACTG CTGACAGTTCGCTTGAAGGATATCTGCTCGATGAccaaggaaaaaacagcacGGCTCATTCCTAATGCCATCCAAGTTTGCACTGACACTGAAAAG CacttttttacttcctttggGGCTCGAGACAGGACGTACATGATGATGTTCAGACTCTGGCAGAATGCTCTCCTTGACAAG CCTCTCTGTCCAAAGGAGCTCTGGCACTTTGTCCACCAGTGTTACGGGAACGAGCTGGGTCTGACCAGTGATGATGAAGATTATGTGCCTCCTGATGATGACTTCAACACAATGGG ctactgtgaagaaatcCCCGTGGAAGAGAACGAAGTCAACGACAGCTCCTCAAAAAGCAGCATGGAGGCCAAGCCAGAAGCTAGCCCTCAGCTGCCAAAGAAATCTGTCACTGCCAGCACGTTGACATCTACGGGAAGCAGTGAAGCACCAGCCTCG TTTGATGGAGTGCTaccagaagaggaggaggcggcagTGGCGGAGAGTCCTGTGGAAAAAGACCTTGGCATTGCAAATATCATGGGAGAGAAGATAGAGATCATCGGCCCAGTCAACTCCCCTTCCCTAGACTTCAATGACAACGAAGACATTCCCACTGAGCTCAGTGACTCGTCAGAGACCCATGATGAAG GGGAAGTCCAAGCCTTTTATGAGGATCTGAATGGCCGTCAGTATGTCAATGAAGTGTTCAACTTCAGCGTGGACAAACTGTACGACTTGCTTTTCACGGACTCCCAGTTCCAGAGGGACTTCATGGAACAGCGCCGGTTCTCTG ATATTATCTTTCATccctggaagaaggaagaaaatggcaatCAGACCAGAGTGATCTTGTATACCATCACCCTCACCAACCCCCTGGCCCCCAAAACTGCCACTGTCACTGAGACGCAG ACAATGTACAAAGCCAGCCAAGAAAGCGAGTGCTATGTCATAGATGCAGAGGTGCTAACTCACGACGTCCCCTACCATGATTATTTCTACACCATTAACCGCTACACGTTGACTCGTGTTGCCAGAAACAAAAGCCGACTCAG GGTTTCCACAGAGTTACGTTACAGGAAACAGCCTTGGGGGCTGGTGAAATCCTTCATTGAGAAGAATTTTTGGAGTGGCCTAGAAGATTATTTCCGTCATTTGG AGAGTGAACTGACCAAAACCGAGAGCACGTACCTGGCTGAGGTCCACAGACAATCCCCCAAAGAGAAAGTGAGCAAGCAATCGACCGTGCGCCGTAGGAAACGAGCCCATGCCCATCTGCGGGTGCCACACTTGGAGGAGGTGTTGAGTCCCGTCACCACCCCCACGGATGAGGAGGTTGCACATCGAATCAAGCACGTGGCAG GTTCCACTCAGACACGGCACATCCCCGAGGAGAGCCCCAGCGGCTTCCACCTGCAGAGTGTCTCCAAGCTGCTCCTTGTCATCAGTTTTGt GATCTGTTTCAG tCTGGTGCTGCTGGTCATTCTCAATATGATGCTGTTCTACAAACTCTGGATGTTGGAATATACTACACAGACGCTCACGGCATGGCAGGGCTTGCGGCTACAGGAAAG GTTACCCCAATCTCAGACAGAATGGGCCCAGTTACTAGAATCTCAGCAGAAGTATCATGACTCAGAGCTACAAAAATGGCGTGAGATCATCAAATCCTCGGTGATGCTTCTAGACCAG ATGAAGGATTCACTAATAAATCTTCAGAATGGCATCGGGTCCCGGGACTTCGGGTCAGATCCAGAGGAGAAACGGAAACGTTTCCACTAA
- the GRAMD1B gene encoding protein Aster-B isoform X5 yields the protein MVEKGSDHSSDKSPSTPEQGVQRSCSSQSGRSGAKNSKKSQSWYNVLSPTYKQRNEDFRKLFKQLPDTERLIVDYSCALQRDILLQGRLYLSENWICFYSNIFRWETLLTVRLKDICSMTKEKTARLIPNAIQVCTDTEKHFFTSFGARDRTYMMMFRLWQNALLDKPLCPKELWHFVHQCYGNELGLTSDDEDYVPPDDDFNTMGYCEEIPVEENEVNDSSSKSSMEAKPEASPQLPKKSVTASTLTSTGSSEAPASFDGVLPEEEEAAVAESPVEKDLGIANIMGEKIEIIGPVNSPSLDFNDNEDIPTELSDSSETHDEGEVQAFYEDLNGRQYVNEVFNFSVDKLYDLLFTDSQFQRDFMEQRRFSDIIFHPWKKEENGNQTRVILYTITLTNPLAPKTATVTETQTMYKASQESECYVIDAEVLTHDVPYHDYFYTINRYTLTRVARNKSRLRVSTELRYRKQPWGLVKSFIEKNFWSGLEDYFRHLESELTKTESTYLAEVHRQSPKEKVSKQSTVRRRKRAHAHLRVPHLEEVLSPVTTPTDEEVAHRIKHVAGSTQTRHIPEESPSGFHLQSVSKLLLVISFVICFSLVLLVILNMMLFYKLWMLEYTTQTLTAWQGLRLQERYFAAEDSKLSLNPSAGFPRFILARILPDRLPQSQTEWAQLLESQQKYHDSELQKWREIIKSSVMLLDQMKDSLINLQNGIGSRDFGSDPEEKRKRFH from the exons GTGTTGAGTCCAACGTACAAACAACGGAACGAAGATTTCAGGAAACTCTTCAAACAGCTTCCTGACACAGAGCGCCTCATCGTAG ATTACTCATGTGCGCTACAAAGAGACATTCTCCTGCAGGGCCGCCTCTACCTCTCTGAAAACTGGATCTGCTTTTACAGCAACATTTTCCGCTGGGAGACACTG CTGACAGTTCGCTTGAAGGATATCTGCTCGATGAccaaggaaaaaacagcacGGCTCATTCCTAATGCCATCCAAGTTTGCACTGACACTGAAAAG CacttttttacttcctttggGGCTCGAGACAGGACGTACATGATGATGTTCAGACTCTGGCAGAATGCTCTCCTTGACAAG CCTCTCTGTCCAAAGGAGCTCTGGCACTTTGTCCACCAGTGTTACGGGAACGAGCTGGGTCTGACCAGTGATGATGAAGATTATGTGCCTCCTGATGATGACTTCAACACAATGGG ctactgtgaagaaatcCCCGTGGAAGAGAACGAAGTCAACGACAGCTCCTCAAAAAGCAGCATGGAGGCCAAGCCAGAAGCTAGCCCTCAGCTGCCAAAGAAATCTGTCACTGCCAGCACGTTGACATCTACGGGAAGCAGTGAAGCACCAGCCTCG TTTGATGGAGTGCTaccagaagaggaggaggcggcagTGGCGGAGAGTCCTGTGGAAAAAGACCTTGGCATTGCAAATATCATGGGAGAGAAGATAGAGATCATCGGCCCAGTCAACTCCCCTTCCCTAGACTTCAATGACAACGAAGACATTCCCACTGAGCTCAGTGACTCGTCAGAGACCCATGATGAAG GGGAAGTCCAAGCCTTTTATGAGGATCTGAATGGCCGTCAGTATGTCAATGAAGTGTTCAACTTCAGCGTGGACAAACTGTACGACTTGCTTTTCACGGACTCCCAGTTCCAGAGGGACTTCATGGAACAGCGCCGGTTCTCTG ATATTATCTTTCATccctggaagaaggaagaaaatggcaatCAGACCAGAGTGATCTTGTATACCATCACCCTCACCAACCCCCTGGCCCCCAAAACTGCCACTGTCACTGAGACGCAG ACAATGTACAAAGCCAGCCAAGAAAGCGAGTGCTATGTCATAGATGCAGAGGTGCTAACTCACGACGTCCCCTACCATGATTATTTCTACACCATTAACCGCTACACGTTGACTCGTGTTGCCAGAAACAAAAGCCGACTCAG GGTTTCCACAGAGTTACGTTACAGGAAACAGCCTTGGGGGCTGGTGAAATCCTTCATTGAGAAGAATTTTTGGAGTGGCCTAGAAGATTATTTCCGTCATTTGG AGAGTGAACTGACCAAAACCGAGAGCACGTACCTGGCTGAGGTCCACAGACAATCCCCCAAAGAGAAAGTGAGCAAGCAATCGACCGTGCGCCGTAGGAAACGAGCCCATGCCCATCTGCGGGTGCCACACTTGGAGGAGGTGTTGAGTCCCGTCACCACCCCCACGGATGAGGAGGTTGCACATCGAATCAAGCACGTGGCAG GTTCCACTCAGACACGGCACATCCCCGAGGAGAGCCCCAGCGGCTTCCACCTGCAGAGTGTCTCCAAGCTGCTCCTTGTCATCAGTTTTGt GATCTGTTTCAG tCTGGTGCTGCTGGTCATTCTCAATATGATGCTGTTCTACAAACTCTGGATGTTGGAATATACTACACAGACGCTCACGGCATGGCAGGGCTTGCGGCTACAGGAAAGGTACT TTGCAGCAGAAGACAGCAAGTTAAG CCTGAACCCATCTGCTGG TTTCCCTAGATTCATTCTTGCTCGTATTCTGCCTGACAGGTTACCCCAATCTCAGACAGAATGGGCCCAGTTACTAGAATCTCAGCAGAAGTATCATGACTCAGAGCTACAAAAATGGCGTGAGATCATCAAATCCTCGGTGATGCTTCTAGACCAG ATGAAGGATTCACTAATAAATCTTCAGAATGGCATCGGGTCCCGGGACTTCGGGTCAGATCCAGAGGAGAAACGGAAACGTTTCCACTAA
- the GRAMD1B gene encoding protein Aster-B isoform X7, giving the protein MVEKGSDHSSDKSPSTPEQGVQRSCSSQSGRSGAKNSKSHKRLSKKSQSWYNVLSPTYKQRNEDFRKLFKQLPDTERLIVDYSCALQRDILLQGRLYLSENWICFYSNIFRWETLLTVRLKDICSMTKEKTARLIPNAIQVCTDTEKHFFTSFGARDRTYMMMFRLWQNALLDKPLCPKELWHFVHQCYGNELGLTSDDEDYVPPDDDFNTMGYCEEIPVEENEVNDSSSKSSMEAKPEASPQLPKKSVTASTLTSTGSSEAPASFDGVLPEEEEAAVAESPVEKDLGIANIMGEKIEIIGPVNSPSLDFNDNEDIPTELSDSSETHDEGEVQAFYEDLNGRQYVNEVFNFSVDKLYDLLFTDSQFQRDFMEQRRFSDIIFHPWKKEENGNQTRVILYTITLTNPLAPKTATVTETQTMYKASQESECYVIDAEVLTHDVPYHDYFYTINRYTLTRVARNKSRLRVSTELRYRKQPWGLVKSFIEKNFWSGLEDYFRHLESELTKTESTYLAEVHRQSPKEKVSKQSTVRRRKRAHAHLRVPHLEEVLSPVTTPTDEEVAHRIKHVAGSTQTRHIPEESPSGFHLQSVSKLLLVISFVICFSLVLLVILNMMLFYKLWMLEYTTQTLTAWQGLRLQERLPQSQTEWAQLLESQQKYHDSELQKWREIIKSSVMLLDQMKDSLINLQNGIGSRDFGSDPEEKRKRFH; this is encoded by the exons GTGTTGAGTCCAACGTACAAACAACGGAACGAAGATTTCAGGAAACTCTTCAAACAGCTTCCTGACACAGAGCGCCTCATCGTAG ATTACTCATGTGCGCTACAAAGAGACATTCTCCTGCAGGGCCGCCTCTACCTCTCTGAAAACTGGATCTGCTTTTACAGCAACATTTTCCGCTGGGAGACACTG CTGACAGTTCGCTTGAAGGATATCTGCTCGATGAccaaggaaaaaacagcacGGCTCATTCCTAATGCCATCCAAGTTTGCACTGACACTGAAAAG CacttttttacttcctttggGGCTCGAGACAGGACGTACATGATGATGTTCAGACTCTGGCAGAATGCTCTCCTTGACAAG CCTCTCTGTCCAAAGGAGCTCTGGCACTTTGTCCACCAGTGTTACGGGAACGAGCTGGGTCTGACCAGTGATGATGAAGATTATGTGCCTCCTGATGATGACTTCAACACAATGGG ctactgtgaagaaatcCCCGTGGAAGAGAACGAAGTCAACGACAGCTCCTCAAAAAGCAGCATGGAGGCCAAGCCAGAAGCTAGCCCTCAGCTGCCAAAGAAATCTGTCACTGCCAGCACGTTGACATCTACGGGAAGCAGTGAAGCACCAGCCTCG TTTGATGGAGTGCTaccagaagaggaggaggcggcagTGGCGGAGAGTCCTGTGGAAAAAGACCTTGGCATTGCAAATATCATGGGAGAGAAGATAGAGATCATCGGCCCAGTCAACTCCCCTTCCCTAGACTTCAATGACAACGAAGACATTCCCACTGAGCTCAGTGACTCGTCAGAGACCCATGATGAAG GGGAAGTCCAAGCCTTTTATGAGGATCTGAATGGCCGTCAGTATGTCAATGAAGTGTTCAACTTCAGCGTGGACAAACTGTACGACTTGCTTTTCACGGACTCCCAGTTCCAGAGGGACTTCATGGAACAGCGCCGGTTCTCTG ATATTATCTTTCATccctggaagaaggaagaaaatggcaatCAGACCAGAGTGATCTTGTATACCATCACCCTCACCAACCCCCTGGCCCCCAAAACTGCCACTGTCACTGAGACGCAG ACAATGTACAAAGCCAGCCAAGAAAGCGAGTGCTATGTCATAGATGCAGAGGTGCTAACTCACGACGTCCCCTACCATGATTATTTCTACACCATTAACCGCTACACGTTGACTCGTGTTGCCAGAAACAAAAGCCGACTCAG GGTTTCCACAGAGTTACGTTACAGGAAACAGCCTTGGGGGCTGGTGAAATCCTTCATTGAGAAGAATTTTTGGAGTGGCCTAGAAGATTATTTCCGTCATTTGG AGAGTGAACTGACCAAAACCGAGAGCACGTACCTGGCTGAGGTCCACAGACAATCCCCCAAAGAGAAAGTGAGCAAGCAATCGACCGTGCGCCGTAGGAAACGAGCCCATGCCCATCTGCGGGTGCCACACTTGGAGGAGGTGTTGAGTCCCGTCACCACCCCCACGGATGAGGAGGTTGCACATCGAATCAAGCACGTGGCAG GTTCCACTCAGACACGGCACATCCCCGAGGAGAGCCCCAGCGGCTTCCACCTGCAGAGTGTCTCCAAGCTGCTCCTTGTCATCAGTTTTGt GATCTGTTTCAG tCTGGTGCTGCTGGTCATTCTCAATATGATGCTGTTCTACAAACTCTGGATGTTGGAATATACTACACAGACGCTCACGGCATGGCAGGGCTTGCGGCTACAGGAAAG GTTACCCCAATCTCAGACAGAATGGGCCCAGTTACTAGAATCTCAGCAGAAGTATCATGACTCAGAGCTACAAAAATGGCGTGAGATCATCAAATCCTCGGTGATGCTTCTAGACCAG ATGAAGGATTCACTAATAAATCTTCAGAATGGCATCGGGTCCCGGGACTTCGGGTCAGATCCAGAGGAGAAACGGAAACGTTTCCACTAA